A portion of the Blattabacterium clevelandi genome contains these proteins:
- a CDS encoding PSP1 domain-containing protein produces MEKLCSGCLTNKCFINKENNISNKKKCLKLNVVDWLSNIKSPFGDEYDIVEVQFKNDRKEFFHNQDKISLCKGDFVTVESKSIGYDIGRVTLTGELVKLQIRNKNIYLSSLKIKKIYRKSTDIEINIWKSLKKKESIYLSKSKKIAKNLNLSMKICDVEYQGDGEKAIFYYTSENRIDFRKLIKRLAFLFRIHIEMKQIGYRQESAKIGGIGTCGRELCCSTWLKNFKSVTTNSARYQQLSINIEKLTGQCSKLKCCLNYELDDYLSAIKDFPDINSQIYTEKGIAQCMKIDVFKKQMWFSYIKNPNTWFRIEIKKIKEILEKNRKNKKASPLEELSTINVIQKTELTFKD; encoded by the coding sequence ATGGAAAAATTATGTTCCGGTTGTTTAACAAATAAATGTTTTATTAACAAGGAAAATAATATTTCCAATAAAAAAAAATGTTTAAAACTTAATGTAGTGGATTGGTTATCTAATATAAAATCTCCTTTTGGAGATGAATATGATATTGTGGAAGTTCAATTTAAAAATGATAGAAAAGAATTTTTTCATAATCAAGATAAAATATCCCTTTGTAAAGGGGATTTTGTTACTGTAGAATCTAAATCTATTGGATATGATATTGGTAGAGTGACTTTAACTGGAGAATTGGTAAAATTACAGATACGAAATAAAAATATTTATTTGAGTTCTTTAAAAATAAAAAAAATATATAGGAAATCTACGGATATAGAAATCAATATTTGGAAATCTCTAAAAAAAAAAGAATCTATATATCTTTCAAAATCTAAAAAAATTGCAAAAAATTTGAACCTTTCTATGAAGATTTGTGATGTAGAATATCAAGGAGATGGAGAAAAAGCTATTTTTTATTATACCTCGGAAAATAGAATTGATTTTAGAAAATTAATTAAAAGATTGGCTTTTTTATTTCGTATTCATATAGAAATGAAACAAATAGGATATAGACAAGAATCTGCAAAAATTGGAGGAATAGGCACTTGTGGTCGAGAACTATGTTGTTCTACTTGGTTAAAAAATTTTAAAAGTGTTACGACTAATTCAGCTAGATATCAACAACTTTCTATAAATATAGAAAAATTAACTGGACAATGCAGTAAATTGAAATGTTGTTTAAATTATGAATTAGACGATTATTTATCAGCTATAAAAGATTTTCCAGATATTAATAGTCAAATATATACAGAGAAAGGAATTGCACAATGTATGAAGATTGACGTATTCAAAAAACAAATGTGGTTTTCTTATATTAAAAATCCAAATACTTGGTTCAGAATAGAAATCAAAAAAATTAAAGAAATTTTAGAAAAAAATAGAAAAAATAAAAAGGCTTCTCCTCTAGAGGAATTATCCACAATTAATGTCATTCAAAAAACAGAATTAACGTTTAAAGATTAA
- a CDS encoding transglycosylase domain-containing protein, with protein MYTKKRKKISFYFRIFLFYFWFFFFLGIFSIFLIFYAASKGYLGTLPSTKNIENPTMEVGSEIYDSNGILLGKFFSENRTLITYKKLPKNLINALIAKEDIRFKYHSGIDAKSILRAIVSLGKKGGGSTISQQLAKLLFTGPSAKNKLQRMHQKILEWVMAIELEKRYTKEEIITMYYNKFDFLYNAKGIETAAHTYFNKKSSELNLGECATLVGMLENPSLYNPKIYPYRAKKQRNLVLSQMRKYDLLNEYKYQEELKKPVKINFKIQKKDFELLTYYGEFLKKEIQESLNDHEKETGERLNLYSSGLKIYTSIDSKMQDYAEKSVKKHLSQLQILFNNSQKKNKNAPFLNITPEKTNRIFLSAIHRTQLYQDLKQKGMKEEKIIKELKKPKPTKIFTWNGSQKVLISPWDFIRYQKSIIQAGMLSIEPYTGYIKAWVGGVDFNYFQYDHVAKTKRQVGSVFKPILYAAAIKELHYNPCTKISNEKFHLGKWSPRNSNGKYGGAITLKDGLALSVNTISARLIAQITPGPVIDLAKNMGIESMIPEHPSIALGSSDLTLYEMTGAFNTFTNYGFYIKPSILVKIEDKYGKLIKERIDLSKKQVFSEEVAYMMLKLMEGVVQYGTAKRLHKYNFFWENIAGKTGTTNENSDGWFIGMIPNLTTGVWVGWEDRFAHFENIKLGQGANMALPIWAYYMKSLYKDPSLVYHEKLVFHKPKNSKYNWDQCEENKNNNEENSENENNLIELDESVNTDKTIDYDK; from the coding sequence GTGTATACTAAAAAAAGAAAAAAAATTAGTTTTTATTTTCGTATATTTCTTTTTTATTTTTGGTTTTTCTTTTTTCTAGGAATTTTTTCTATTTTTTTGATATTTTATGCAGCTTCTAAAGGTTATTTAGGTACTTTACCAAGTACTAAAAATATAGAAAATCCTACTATGGAAGTAGGATCAGAAATATATGATTCTAATGGAATTTTATTAGGAAAATTTTTTTCAGAAAATAGAACTCTAATTACTTATAAAAAACTTCCAAAAAATCTTATTAATGCTCTCATAGCAAAAGAAGATATTCGTTTTAAATATCATTCTGGAATTGATGCTAAATCTATTCTTAGAGCTATTGTTTCTTTAGGTAAAAAAGGAGGAGGGAGTACCATTTCTCAACAATTAGCTAAACTTCTTTTTACAGGTCCATCTGCAAAAAACAAGTTACAAAGAATGCATCAAAAAATTTTAGAATGGGTGATGGCTATTGAATTAGAAAAACGTTATACAAAAGAAGAAATTATTACTATGTATTATAATAAATTTGATTTTTTATATAATGCAAAAGGAATTGAAACAGCAGCTCATACTTACTTTAATAAAAAATCTTCTGAACTGAATTTGGGGGAATGTGCTACGTTGGTTGGTATGTTAGAAAATCCTTCATTATACAATCCAAAAATATATCCTTATAGAGCAAAAAAACAAAGAAATTTAGTTTTATCTCAAATGAGAAAATATGATTTATTAAATGAATATAAATATCAAGAAGAATTGAAAAAACCCGTAAAAATAAATTTTAAAATACAGAAAAAAGATTTTGAATTGTTAACTTATTATGGTGAATTTTTGAAAAAAGAAATTCAAGAATCATTAAATGACCATGAAAAAGAAACTGGAGAAAGACTTAATCTTTATTCTAGTGGATTGAAAATATATACATCTATTGATTCCAAAATGCAAGATTATGCAGAAAAATCTGTAAAAAAACACCTTAGTCAATTACAAATTTTATTTAATAATTCTCAAAAAAAAAATAAAAATGCTCCATTTTTAAATATTACTCCAGAAAAAACAAATAGAATTTTTCTATCTGCCATACATAGAACACAACTTTATCAAGATCTTAAACAAAAAGGGATGAAAGAGGAAAAAATTATAAAAGAATTAAAAAAACCAAAGCCTACAAAAATATTTACCTGGAATGGATCCCAAAAAGTATTGATATCTCCATGGGATTTTATTCGTTATCAAAAGAGTATTATTCAAGCTGGTATGTTATCTATAGAACCTTATACAGGATATATAAAAGCATGGGTGGGTGGTGTAGATTTTAATTATTTTCAATATGATCATGTTGCTAAAACAAAACGTCAAGTGGGGTCTGTATTCAAACCTATTTTATATGCTGCAGCAATTAAGGAATTACATTATAACCCTTGCACAAAAATATCAAATGAAAAATTTCATTTAGGAAAATGGAGTCCTAGAAATTCAAATGGAAAATATGGAGGGGCAATTACTTTAAAAGATGGATTAGCGTTATCTGTTAATACTATTTCTGCTAGGCTTATAGCACAAATCACACCAGGTCCAGTAATAGATTTGGCAAAAAATATGGGTATAGAATCCATGATTCCTGAACATCCATCTATAGCACTTGGTTCTTCTGATTTAACCTTATATGAAATGACAGGAGCTTTTAATACTTTTACTAATTATGGTTTTTATATAAAACCAAGTATTTTAGTAAAAATAGAGGATAAATATGGAAAATTAATTAAAGAACGAATAGATCTTAGTAAAAAACAAGTATTTAGTGAAGAAGTTGCCTATATGATGTTAAAATTAATGGAAGGTGTAGTACAATATGGAACTGCTAAAAGATTACATAAGTATAATTTTTTTTGGGAAAATATAGCAGGAAAAACGGGGACTACTAATGAAAATTCGGACGGATGGTTTATAGGAATGATTCCTAATTTAACTACTGGAGTTTGGGTTGGTTGGGAAGATAGATTTGCTCATTTTGAAAATATAAAATTAGGACAAGGAGCAAACATGGCATTGCCTATATGGGCTTATTATATGAAAAGTTTATATAAGGATCCAAGTCTTGTATATCATGAAAAATTAGTTTTTCATAAACCAAAAAATTCCAAATATAATTGGGATCAATGTGAGGAAAATAAAAATAATAATGAGGAAAATAGCGAAAATGAAAATAATCTTATAGAACTTGATGAAAGTGTCAATACTGACAAAACTATAGATTACGATAAATAA
- the rnr gene encoding ribonuclease R — protein MPFYLEKKKKKYSIEKKIQYKNLTIATGLINITSYGYAFVNVEEFKNKIFIPKKKTNRSIEGDLVRIKLKNKKLGKKMEGEVIKIIKRNRENFIGVLKIKSNSKYGSVIVYNKTLHVNIYIPKKKLQGYHPNEKVLVRIITWPKNLKNPLGEIIKVFGKSGEHTTEVYSLLEEYGLSDEFSKEVEKEAKKIVFKKNSDKNLRRDMRNINTFTIDPLDAKDFDDALSIRKLNSNTWEIGIHIADVSYYIKEGSLLDKEAYTRANSIYFIGKSIPMLPKILSNDLCSLHPEKDKLSFSSIFNVNSKGKILKSWFGKTIIRSNRRFTYEEVQKIIEKKRGSFHKDLYTLFSFSKIFTKNRLKNGSIYLDKVEIKIHLDEKKNPSKLYLERNNEAHRLIEEFMLLANRKISEFVSLNLDGAPSKKTYIYRIHDKPDLKKIFILKKIIEPLGYSLDLKNIKKSLNCLLNNIQGKSEQNMIENLILRSMSKAKYSTNNIGHYGLSFIYYSHFTSPIRRYSDIIAHRLLNDYLTNNNESKLKSLDFYEKQAIYCSYKERLSIDAEREFSKYIQVKYIKKFIGKEFDGIITGFTDWSVFIDLLEFQTEGMVRLCDIRGDIYTLNSNNYSIMGKKKRKIYHLGDKVKVKLLDANIEKKQIILEWLDT, from the coding sequence ATGCCATTTTATTTGGAAAAAAAGAAAAAAAAATATTCCATTGAAAAAAAAATTCAGTATAAAAATTTGACTATTGCAACTGGATTAATCAATATAACTAGTTATGGTTATGCATTTGTTAATGTAGAAGAATTTAAAAATAAAATTTTTATTCCTAAAAAAAAAACTAATCGATCTATAGAAGGAGATTTAGTTCGAATAAAACTAAAAAATAAAAAATTAGGAAAAAAAATGGAAGGGGAAGTTATAAAAATAATCAAAAGAAATAGAGAAAATTTTATTGGAGTATTAAAAATTAAATCTAATTCCAAATATGGATCAGTCATAGTTTATAACAAGACTCTTCATGTAAATATATATATTCCTAAAAAAAAATTACAAGGATATCATCCTAATGAAAAAGTATTAGTTAGAATAATTACATGGCCAAAAAATTTAAAAAATCCTTTAGGAGAAATCATTAAAGTATTTGGAAAATCTGGAGAACATACAACAGAGGTTTATTCTTTATTGGAAGAATACGGCCTATCTGATGAATTTTCTAAAGAAGTGGAAAAAGAAGCAAAAAAAATTGTATTTAAAAAAAATTCAGATAAAAATCTTAGAAGGGATATGCGAAACATTAATACATTTACTATAGATCCTTTGGATGCAAAAGATTTTGATGATGCACTTTCTATCAGAAAATTAAATTCTAATACTTGGGAAATCGGAATTCATATAGCAGACGTTTCTTATTATATAAAAGAAGGAAGTTTATTAGATAAAGAAGCATATACACGTGCAAATTCCATTTATTTTATTGGAAAATCCATACCTATGCTTCCAAAAATATTGTCCAATGATCTTTGTTCTTTACATCCAGAAAAAGATAAATTAAGTTTTTCTTCCATTTTTAATGTAAATAGTAAAGGAAAAATATTAAAAAGTTGGTTTGGAAAAACGATTATACGATCTAATAGAAGATTTACATATGAAGAAGTTCAAAAAATTATAGAAAAAAAAAGAGGATCTTTTCACAAAGACCTTTATACCTTGTTTTCTTTTTCTAAGATTTTTACTAAAAATAGATTAAAAAATGGATCTATTTACTTGGATAAGGTAGAAATAAAAATCCATTTAGATGAAAAAAAAAACCCTTCTAAATTATATTTAGAAAGAAATAACGAAGCTCATCGTTTAATAGAAGAATTTATGTTACTAGCGAACAGAAAAATTTCAGAATTTGTTAGTTTAAATTTAGATGGAGCCCCTTCTAAAAAAACATATATTTACAGAATACACGATAAACCAGATCTTAAGAAGATTTTCATTTTAAAAAAAATAATAGAACCCTTAGGTTATTCCTTAGATTTAAAAAATATCAAAAAATCTCTTAATTGTTTATTAAACAATATTCAAGGTAAATCAGAACAAAATATGATCGAAAATTTGATTCTTCGTTCTATGAGTAAAGCTAAATATTCCACAAATAACATAGGACATTATGGATTATCTTTTATTTATTATTCGCATTTTACTTCTCCTATAAGGAGATATTCAGATATTATAGCACACCGTTTATTAAATGATTATTTAACTAATAATAATGAATCTAAATTAAAATCTCTAGATTTTTATGAAAAACAGGCTATCTATTGTAGTTATAAAGAGCGTTTATCAATAGATGCAGAAAGAGAATTTTCAAAATACATACAAGTTAAATATATCAAGAAATTTATAGGAAAAGAATTTGATGGAATTATTACAGGATTTACAGACTGGAGTGTTTTCATTGATCTATTGGAATTTCAAACAGAAGGTATGGTACGATTATGTGATATTAGAGGAGATATTTATACTCTAAATTCCAACAATTACAGTATAATGGGTAAAAAAAAACGAAAAATTTACCATTTAGGAGATAAAGTAAAAGTAAAACTTTTAGACGCAAATATAGAAAAAAAACAAATTATTCTTGAATGGTTAGATACTTAG
- a CDS encoding glycogen/starch synthase has protein sequence MTGKRILYVSSDLSPFSSETTISLSVLKATKLMQSMGNDIRIFIPRFGIINERRHQLHEVIRLSGMNLMINDVDHPLLIKVASIPDARLQVYFIDNEDYFKRKAMYEDENGIFFPDNDERALFFTKGVLESVKKLNWSPDIIHIYGWISSFIPLYIKNFYKKNPIYRNTKIITSIYNTPFKGSMNKDIIKKIKIDGIKSKKLKLLENPNYFNLIKLCMSFSDAIIKGDLSFPKEIDDYLEKNKLLVFKYYPVEKIETVYQQFYKKTVLEQIN, from the coding sequence ATGACAGGTAAACGTATATTATATGTTTCTTCAGATTTATCTCCTTTTTCTTCAGAGACTACTATTTCTTTATCGGTTTTAAAAGCTACTAAGTTGATGCAATCAATGGGAAATGATATTCGTATATTTATTCCACGTTTTGGAATCATCAATGAACGAAGACATCAGTTACATGAAGTCATTCGTCTTTCAGGAATGAACTTAATGATCAATGACGTAGATCACCCTTTATTGATTAAAGTTGCATCTATTCCAGATGCCAGACTACAAGTTTATTTTATAGATAATGAAGATTATTTTAAAAGAAAAGCTATGTATGAAGATGAAAATGGAATTTTTTTTCCTGATAATGACGAAAGAGCTTTATTTTTTACAAAAGGGGTTTTGGAATCCGTAAAAAAATTGAATTGGAGTCCTGATATTATTCATATATATGGTTGGATTAGTTCTTTTATTCCACTATATATTAAGAATTTTTATAAAAAAAATCCTATATATAGAAATACAAAAATTATTACATCTATATATAATACACCATTTAAAGGATCTATGAATAAGGATATTATTAAGAAAATCAAAATAGATGGAATAAAATCTAAAAAATTAAAATTATTAGAAAATCCTAATTATTTTAATCTAATAAAGTTATGCATGTCCTTTTCTGATGCAATCATAAAAGGAGATCTTTCATTTCCAAAAGAGATAGATGATTATTTAGAAAAAAACAAATTATTGGTGTTCAAATATTATCCTGTAGAAAAAATAGAAACTGTTTATCAACAATTTTATAAAAAAACTGTTTTAGAACAGATTAATTAA
- a CDS encoding 2-hydroxyacid dehydrogenase yields MIKKILILDKNHPFIIYKLKKEGLICDENYYDPIEKILKIISLYDGIILRSRLKIDKKLIQKAINIKFIARIGSGIEHIDQDYAFKKGITIISSPEGNKNAVAEHAIGMILSMMNHIIRSNQEIRKGEWNREDNRGTEIMGKTIGIIGYGNTGKAFAKKLSGFETKIFCYDILPKVGDIYAKQVDMKTIFMKSDIISLHVPYTKKTKGMVNERFIKNFYNPFYLINTSRGGCVLTEHLVIALKNGKIHGACLDVLEYEKYSFEHFFYRRKLPKDFFYLIHSNKVILTPHIAGWTKESKYKMEKKIVEKILSLKKSLYISSNSSNQN; encoded by the coding sequence ATGATAAAAAAAATTTTAATTTTAGATAAAAATCATCCTTTTATCATATATAAATTAAAAAAAGAAGGATTGATTTGTGATGAAAATTACTATGATCCTATAGAAAAAATTCTAAAAATTATATCTCTATATGATGGAATTATTTTAAGAAGTCGATTAAAAATAGATAAAAAATTGATTCAAAAAGCTATAAATATAAAATTTATAGCTCGTATAGGATCTGGAATAGAACATATAGATCAAGATTATGCTTTCAAAAAGGGGATTACTATAATTTCTTCTCCAGAAGGTAATAAGAATGCAGTTGCAGAACATGCTATAGGTATGATTTTATCTATGATGAATCATATCATTCGTTCTAATCAAGAAATTAGAAAAGGGGAGTGGAATAGAGAAGATAATAGAGGCACAGAAATAATGGGAAAAACTATAGGAATTATTGGATATGGTAATACAGGAAAGGCATTTGCTAAAAAACTTTCTGGGTTTGAAACTAAAATATTTTGTTATGATATCCTTCCTAAAGTAGGAGATATTTATGCAAAGCAAGTAGATATGAAAACAATTTTTATGAAATCGGATATAATTAGTTTACATGTTCCTTATACAAAAAAGACTAAAGGAATGGTTAACGAAAGATTTATAAAAAATTTTTATAACCCTTTTTATTTGATTAATACATCTCGTGGGGGATGCGTACTTACCGAACATTTAGTAATAGCCTTAAAAAATGGAAAAATACATGGAGCCTGTTTAGATGTATTAGAATATGAAAAATATTCTTTTGAACATTTTTTTTATCGTCGTAAACTTCCAAAAGATTTTTTTTATCTTATTCATTCAAATAAGGTAATTTTAACCCCTCACATAGCTGGATGGACTAAAGAATCAAAATATAAGATGGAAAAAAAAATAGTAGAAAAAATTCTTTCCCTAAAAAAAAGTTTATACATTTCTTCAAATTCTTCAAATCAAAATTGA
- the coaD gene encoding pantetheine-phosphate adenylyltransferase has protein sequence MNNRTAVFPGTFDPITLGHYDIIIRSLNLFDKIIIAIGNNSEKNNMFSIKKRKEWIKKTFFKFPKIEIELFKGLTISFCKKKKAQFLLRGIRNQLDFEFEKNIYYTNKELDKNSCIETIFILSSYEKSYISSCMVRDIIKNGGNYTIFVPKYVRINKKFF, from the coding sequence ATGAATAATAGAACAGCTGTATTTCCTGGGACTTTTGATCCAATTACTCTAGGTCATTACGACATCATTATTAGATCTTTAAATTTATTTGATAAAATTATTATAGCTATTGGAAATAACTCGGAAAAAAATAATATGTTCTCTATTAAAAAGAGAAAAGAATGGATCAAAAAAACTTTTTTTAAGTTTCCTAAAATAGAAATAGAATTATTTAAAGGTTTAACTATTTCTTTTTGTAAAAAAAAAAAGGCTCAATTTTTATTGAGAGGAATTAGAAATCAATTAGATTTTGAATTTGAAAAGAATATTTATTATACTAATAAAGAATTAGATAAGAATAGTTGTATTGAAACAATATTTATTCTTTCTTCTTATGAAAAATCTTATATTAGTTCTTGTATGGTAAGAGATATTATAAAAAATGGAGGAAATTATACCATATTTGTTCCTAAATATGTACGAATTAATAAAAAATTTTTCTAA
- a CDS encoding diflavin oxidoreductase — MKKNKETITLVYGTETGNAKNLAFSIVEKAKKEKIQIRLISLDQYHFIDLKRENYFFIIISTHGEGDPPSSAKSFFNFLFKEKNLRLDNMKYGVLALGDRSYSFFCKAGEDLDKRLYEMGADRKIPLYKCDVDFESKSESWFLNFLKIFQIKKIEKNIFKKNGVKKKIHGKILTNILLNDKERGSNKEIHHIEILIKNNESEKNNYLPGDSVAIIAENYEDEVKKIINFIQEKNILYNSNELKIFFYLLKKKLSIFYLSINMLKKYSVFVGKDIPNNTKWNFFDLLKEFPIKKKILLKDLVQMMDPIKPRLYSISSSPKVHHSEIHITVSRHRFQNNSRMRYGFCSNFLSQLKVEDDLFFYIHKNHLFKLPESNKDIILIGPGTGIAPFRSFLYEREFIGATGRNWLFFGDQYFSTDFLYKKEIQNWKKNGILHYVSLAFSRDQKDKIYVQDKIWENRKEFFSWIENGAYIYVCGEKIPMSIDVENTIFRIIKEVGGYSSTEFFVKKMIDNGRYLKDVY; from the coding sequence TTGAAAAAAAATAAAGAGACAATTACACTTGTATATGGAACAGAAACTGGAAATGCTAAAAATTTAGCTTTTTCTATTGTAGAAAAAGCTAAAAAAGAAAAAATTCAAATTAGATTAATAAGTTTAGATCAATATCATTTTATAGATTTAAAAAGAGAAAATTATTTTTTCATAATTATTAGCACACATGGAGAAGGAGACCCACCTTCATCCGCAAAATCTTTTTTCAATTTTCTTTTTAAAGAAAAAAATCTTCGTTTAGATAATATGAAATATGGTGTATTAGCATTAGGAGATCGTTCTTATTCTTTTTTTTGTAAAGCTGGAGAGGATTTAGATAAACGTTTATATGAAATGGGTGCAGATAGAAAGATCCCATTATATAAATGTGATGTTGATTTTGAATCAAAATCAGAAAGTTGGTTTTTAAATTTTTTAAAAATTTTTCAAATAAAAAAAATAGAAAAAAATATTTTCAAAAAAAATGGGGTCAAAAAAAAAATTCATGGAAAAATTTTGACGAATATACTTTTAAATGATAAAGAAAGAGGATCTAATAAAGAAATTCATCATATTGAAATTTTAATAAAAAATAATGAATCGGAAAAAAACAATTATCTTCCAGGAGATTCTGTAGCTATTATAGCAGAAAATTATGAAGATGAAGTCAAAAAAATTATAAATTTTATCCAAGAGAAAAATATTCTATATAATTCAAATGAATTAAAAATTTTTTTTTATTTATTGAAAAAAAAATTAAGTATTTTTTATTTATCTATAAATATGTTAAAAAAATATTCTGTATTTGTAGGAAAAGATATTCCTAATAATACAAAATGGAATTTTTTTGATCTTTTAAAAGAATTTCCTATAAAAAAGAAAATTCTTTTAAAAGATTTAGTTCAAATGATGGATCCTATAAAACCTAGATTATATTCTATTTCTTCTTCTCCTAAAGTTCATCATTCTGAAATACATATTACAGTATCACGTCATCGGTTTCAAAACAATAGTAGAATGAGATATGGATTTTGTTCTAATTTTCTTTCTCAATTAAAAGTAGAAGATGATTTATTTTTTTATATACACAAAAATCATTTATTTAAGTTACCAGAATCCAATAAAGATATTATCCTTATTGGACCTGGTACTGGAATAGCACCTTTTCGTTCTTTTTTATATGAAAGAGAATTTATAGGAGCAACGGGTAGAAATTGGCTTTTTTTTGGAGACCAATACTTTTCCACGGATTTTTTATATAAGAAAGAAATACAAAATTGGAAAAAAAACGGAATACTACATTATGTAAGTCTTGCTTTTTCTAGAGATCAAAAAGATAAAATCTATGTACAGGATAAAATATGGGAAAATAGAAAAGAATTTTTTTCATGGATAGAAAATGGTGCTTATATATATGTTTGTGGTGAAAAAATCCCTATGAGTATAGATGTTGAAAATACTATATTTCGTATAATAAAAGAAGTTGGTGGATATTCTTCTACAGAATTTTTTGTAAAAAAAATGATAGATAATGGACGTTATTTAAAAGATGTATACTAA